The window aacacaaactgaaGTCATCCTCTCATGTTTTGTGTAAATATCTGAATTATATGTATATTAATCTACAGGAGTAACAGGCTCTTTTACTTGTCTTCTTGCCTAGCACTAGACAATTAACTTTTAACTTCTTCGGGTTTCCAGGTTTTCACCTGTAAAATGTGCCTAAGAGTGTTTCTTTCACAGGGTTGTTGTGAAAAAATACACTCATTGAAGCTCTTGATCACCTCAGTTAAGTGCTGCTGTCCAATAGTACCAAGTTATTTCTAGACCATCATTTCATGTTAGGGTATCCTGTTTTTTCAAGTGTATATTTAGTGAAGGACATAATACATAAATATGAGGTTTGCACTCTCTCATTTAAGAAACATCTAACCAGTATTTGGCTTCAGAAAAACGAATGCCTCCCCTATCAGAATTAGTAGCAGTTTtagaatgtattttcttctcatttgtgGGTGGCCTGTATGATGCATTTCATGTGGTAGCTTGAAGTCTAAAGTGAATAGGAGACCTGAGTCCCGTACGCTCCTTTAAACTGCACAAACCCCAGGGGAGTCTGAAAGCAAGTGACATAAGGAAAAGGTGCCTGATGTGGACTTGCTTTGGTTTCTCTTTAGGTGGCCCACACTTTAATGACATATAAACTCGTTCCTTGTTATTGTCCATGTAATTCTCAACTCGTAACACATACAGTTAATTTGAGCACTGAAATCTCTCCAAATGTAGTACCAGTCCAGGATCCTGAATCAGAGCAGCTGGCTGGCTTCCTCTGGCCTAATTCTGAGCTCTCTGTGGCAGACAGCTGCAGTATTTTCATGAAGGAACAAATACAAGTACACTTCAAAGTTTTTAATGCCTAATGATATTCACCCATTAGATTGGCATCCTATGTCACATCCATCCACACCAGTTCCCAGTGAGTTAATACTATACTCTTACTGGCGTGAAAAGGCTACAGATTTATCAACATACAAAAAATCCAGCTAAACAAGCATTAATCATACACATCACATCAAATTAACATGttcaaaattaatattcttGACCTTGCCAGTGGGCAGAACAATCAGTCTTGCAGTAGGCTTGCACTCCGGTGCGAGGTACCAGAGACTTCAGCCTATGTGTGAGAGGAGTGCTGACCTCTCCACTTGGAACTAACATTTCTCTCCCATAATAGACAGCTTTGCCTCTATGAAACAAAACCTTTGACCTTTCTAACAGGAATAATGTCCCTGTCAAGGTGCTGGGTGATCAGTATTGCTTATGCCCGTTTAGAGACTGTTGTCATTTGCCACTCTTGTAAACAGGGCAGGCACTCCTTCCTCCCATTCTGACTGCCTAATGAGGAATATGTGAACATCtctggcagggagtggaatcTCAAATACAATTTCAGTTACATGGGAATTATCAGTCAGTCTTGGTATAGAAATAGCTCATGTTGTGGGTGAAATGTTTGCCTTGCTGCCTGTAAGTGGAAGGCCTGTGGAGTGGGAGTTTTCTAACAGACTAATATAACTCTTTTATATGCCTTCATTTGCATTAGGTCTTTGATTGACTCCATCCACCGAGCTAGTTTTCTCTTGCCTCTGTTCATTAATTTTGTGAGTAGGGTTCATTGGCACAGTCAGATcatctctgtgctgctcttcctcttGGCTTTCTCATTGCTGGTGTTGGGACTGAGGCCTCTCTTAACTCCAAGTAGTCCCACCAAAACTGGGGACTCTTTGAGGGCTTTTTTATTGATTGCTTAAATCTTACAAAAATATTCTGGTTATTTCTTAGGTGACTGATGTCTGATTTAACCCAGAATGGGAGAGATGCTTAGGAAAAGGCtgtgcactgccagcagcactggtggTGACAGGAGCCACCTCCTGCACTGTGCTGTGGTGAGGGGAACGGGGTCAGGATGCAGAGGAAGTTTCTCTGGCTGAGTCCTACTCACTGCTCCACTTTATGATCTATTATGATCTATTATGATCCTTTTTGTctgttcttttgttgttgttgttgttggttttgttgttgttgtgttgtttttgaACTGGGAATATAATATTCATCCCGAAAGCCTTGGGAGAGTTGCTGTTCCCAATCCCATTATGCTGTTTACTTTTTTCAAATGTGAAATGTATATGGGCTCAAGTTTTTTAAGATTTGGGAAGATTTGTTTCACAATCCACTCAAAATCAGGTGGTTTGGGAGATGACCCTTGGTGTTACATGATTATTTCAAATgatgcataaataaataataaagctgattaaattttttaaatgaaaagctaCTTGGTTAAAGctaaaatatttccaaggaGCCGAGTGTTTTTGATAAACTTTGCAGTTAAGCACTTTTTATGTGAGAAGAATATTGGAATGCTTTGTTACTTTTTGAAGCAAAGAGCATATATACTGGTTTAAATATACCCCAGTTAGctaattaaaagaaaggaaacattcTTGGcaaaaaaacataattaaaacaagaaatttCACAagtatgaaaatgaaatatttggaTAGATCCAAGCCAAAATATATGTCTCAGATGCATTTTCCAGGAAATAAGGGAAGAATTGTGCCATTGGTTGGGTTTTGGAGAACAGTAAAATGCACCTTTAGTTCTGTGGTCTTTATTTCCAAACAACCTCAAGGAGGTGTGTGTCTGACCATGTCACTGGTTGGATGTTGCCATAGAGAGGATGAAAGCCATGTgatgtttttcctgtttctgctgAGGAGGAGCTCTGGCAGTTGGGGGTCAAGGCAAAAGCTGTGGTGCTGGTGGGCATCTCATTGCTCAGGACATCAGCAGTCCCAGCTGGTTTGGCTGCACAGGCACTTCCTCTGCCTCCAGAATCATAGTGGACTGCTGATACTTCTCTGCTCTTGTAGAGTAGATCCCTGTTGTCTGAGTAGAGCCAGGTATATGAGTTTATTACTCTCTTTACAATATGTAGATCATTTTGGGCAGTGATGGATCACAATTTATTTCCACTGGCAAAGAAATGATCCATAGCTCAGTTATGAAGGTAATTCCCTCTTGTGTGGAAATGAATTGCATTATACCAGAGCTTACTGTTATGTATTGATATCAAATGTGTTAATTTCATTATTACCTAGCAGTTTAGTTAATAATTATAACAAATATTAATGAGGCAACAGTCTGTTCTCAATCTCTCTGTGGCTGCACCTGCAAAATGTTTCTGAACCCCTTTGATATCCTCATCTTCTCCAGAAACTGAGGGCCACACCAGGGAGTggctttccatttttttgtcaAATATTATGTCACGCTGACAACATTGCTCAACTTGCAGGCAATTTCGGGTGAGTTGCAGTGCCCTGTGAGATGTAAACTAAACAGCTTTTTGTGAACtgtgtttttttgggtttttttgtcttttaccctggaaaacacaaaccccagaacaacttaatttctttcatttccactTTTATTAACATCTGCCGTCATTAGAATTGCctttaaagttgtttttccccctctgaCTTTACTGTTGAGGCACTGAAGAACAGTTTTATAGGTGCTCTGTAGTTCAAATGTTTACACTTGAAAAATATCAAACAGcaagttttttaaaagtaataataataataatgattaagatgatgatgatgaaatgGTTGTGTAAGGATGGGTTGGAGACAGTGTTCCTTAAAGACAGTCTCCACCAGACAGTGGAAAATCTTTTTACCATCTCCTGCTGATTTTATTCTCCACTTTCAGTCTCTTTGCTCTTCCTGTAGGTACTTAACCAAAGAAGAAATTTCTCTGTTACAGGCCTCCTATTCCTTATTTCTGAAGCAGTTGAAGCTGTTACCTTCATCTCTGCTCAGAGTACTGCCCATTTCTTGCCCCTGAGCAAGGTctggtggggcagggagggatcaGAGATTCCCTTGGCTGTAGATGGGCTCCCTTCCATGGGTACCTGCACTGAATCCTGTTCTCCCTACTCTTCTGTCCCACATGCTGGGAACAATTTAATTGGGTTTTCTGAGGAGGAAACATGTCAACCACAATAAAGTTACCTGTAGTGGCATTGCAGAACTTGTCAGTGTGCCTCAAGTCTGCCATTGCAGGCTGGTCCAGGTCCTGTTGGGTTGCCTTACATTGCCATGAAGGCAAGTGATTGGGAGATCAGCCCTTGAAATAAGGAATTAGAAGCTACATGAACTCCAGTTTAGGATGGTGTTTTAAGTCTTGGACTAAGATATTTCCTTGAGCATCCTCATCTCTTGCCTTTGGAAAGTGATGGATCACAGCTTATTTCCTCTGGCAAAGAAATGGTCCATAGCTCAGTTATGAAGGCAATCAACTCTTTGGTTGAGAAatcgtagaatcacagaacggcctgtgctggaagggacattaaagatcatctagttccaaccccactgcagtggacagggacacctggacCAGGTTCCATCCCTTCTCTCCTTtgtgcaggggaaggagcagaagtTGTTGTTCAAACTGTCAGTTTATCGAAGTTGCAGATTGCTGGGTTAAATTCCACCCTGTCGTTTGTGCCTCATTTCCTGCATTTCTGGATCAAAGACTGATGTCACAAGTTGGCTTCACAACTTGAGTTTCGGAAGGAGAACAGCTATAGAGGAGGCAGCTCCTGGTTAACACGCAAATATGCTTGATAGTTGGTGAAAAGGGCAAAGAAAGCATGAAAGGTAAATAGATTTACATTTAAATGAGCCGCATGCTGGAGGTTTTCCCTAATGTAAAAGTCACTCTCTAAAAAAGCTGTGAATGTGACAAGTGTTTAAGTTCAAACAAAATTCGTAAGACTTCAGCAgtaggagaaataaaaatttaaagaatAACACACTAATTAGGAGCTTGGTTCTGTGCCCCCTTTGTGTTGGTGCCACCGGTTCCCAGGAGGGTTTTCTGTGGTCTGCAGGGATGAAGCCCATGGCCTGGGAATGTGGTGTGGTGGTGGGAGTGGGTGACACACACTGAGGCTGGTGCTCAGTAGACAAAATGAGCAAAAGAGGTACATTCAGAGTGCTTTGGTACATTTAGAGTGCCACTTCACCCTGCAGGTGTGAATGAGGGCATCATAATGCAGGCAACGTGGTGATAACCTTGTGTGTTctttgtgaaaagaaaattataattcaGTTTCAAAACAGAGGCAAAGGAACAGGAGATGCAAAGAAAATCCGTTTCCACAAGGTGGAATAGAAAATGGGTACATTTGCTTCCAAATCATAGGCTTCATGCTGTCgttccttccttccatccttccttATTTATACATCACTAGGATATGGTGTGGTTGAGGGAGAGGCAGTTGACAGTCAGTTGTGTGCACGTTATCAGTagttacataatttttttcagccttAGAGAGTAATTTGAACTGCCTTGGTCTCTTTTGTTTAAAGATCTGAAAATCCACCTTTTTAGATTCTGTGTAGTGGTTTTGTTGCAAATATTTTGCAGGATAGACACTGAACCTTACTACAAATTCCCGGCATGTCTGTAagatacataaaatattttttttttcaaaatattttgaaaaagcatAGAATACAGCAAAACAGCACAGCTCTATTTCATTAGACTATGTATACTTGTTAAAGACTGATCTTCATATCAGCATGTTTGAAGCATCTTACGATAAAGTTTTTTAACATAGTTCTTTCAAAGTATGTTCTCGCAAACATTAAAAATGGACTTGGCTTCATAAATTTTCTGCATTGAAATTTTctgaactgaaatatttattattatgtgTTGGTTCTATACGATATGTTTGTGCTTTCAAAGGTTTAACTTCTATTCTGAAGATCAGCTTATAACTTTACATGCTTGGAAGAAGATTCGCTGCCATGTGAAAGAACAGTAGTGAATATTTTGTATTACCTAACTGAACGAAGAAATACTCCATGTGAAACTAAAAGCCTGATTTCATTGTCACTTTAACAGTTGTTTGGTCTCTTGTGGTTTTCTGATAACACTTAAACATATTTTCCCTGGAAGAAGTTTGCGAGGTTTAATACTGTGTATGTGATACCTCCTGTACTGTTCTACATTTTTCAGTCTGTTGGTTAAAGTAGGTATTTTTGGGGCATAAACTGGTATCTTCTCTGCACTATTGGCTGCCTATACAAGCTATAGATTGTTCAATGTGGTTAAGAAACAAATACCCTACACTTTCCAGATGTGTTGCAGGGAAGGTCAAATGTGTTTTCAACCACAGAGTTtacagaaaatgagattttttccaaagtttgtAACTGTGAGAGATTTTAAATTCCACTTAATATAGTCATATACTATTTTTACTTTCCTGCAAATTAATGCATTGTATAGAAATAGATATTTTTTGATCAGTTAATGATCCATCTTCTAGTGTTTCTATAGTTTTCTTGCCTAAAGGAAAAACTTAGGTAGACTTCATATATGTAGAATAGAAGCACAGAAGcaccatgggaaaaaaaaaaagttgtttacTGTCAGTTCCCAACTATCCTATTCAAGAGGAGTATCTTAGATTTACATCACCAGTTGCATTacttgagggggaaaaagagacAGGATCCCTGTTGGGTGTCCGTGTAGCTTATGCTGAGTAAATATTGACAAAGTAGTCTAAAGAGCAAACACTTTGACATTTGTAAGGTCCACTGGAAGGTcttgtatatatttatacagcaAGAATGAGTACAGCATACCAATTTTCTTGAACTAGCTCCTGACATAATTCTGCATGGATTTTCTTGTTGAGAAGGGTATGTTTAAATGGGAATGGGACATTTGTTGCACCCTTAATGAGTATCCTCAAATTGCTCTGGGTTGTTTCAAAAGATTGTGTCACCTGCTTTTAACCATTTCCtctaaaatttaattaataattatagcaactttttttcaaaatataatttaaaaaattattttaactggggatttttttactttgtagaaatttttgatgttttttattCTCTATATTTATTAAAGATTGAGTCTCAAAACTGTAATGAGCAAAAAATGCTTGCTTAATTTAAATTGTGAATCTGTCTGTTAAGAAATGCATTAGGGGTAGGAGAAGCATAAGACATATTAATTGACAGACAGGAACTGCTGTCTCTGAGGTTGATACAAGTAATTTATTACTTTAGAAATGAATGCCACCTCCAGAATGTGCTtcattaatttcaaatttagttttaatttcaaGCTGTTGCCCCTTGAGAAGAATAAGGTGGCAAATTATGTTTgaagagcagatttttttcttgctctgaaGAAACACTAAATTTTAACTGTTTAATTTTACAAATAAGTATACTTCTTTCCTAAAGGAAAAGTATGATGAGCAGAAACTAacttatattttcttctcttcataaCAGCCTATGTTTCAGATGAactaaaagcagcagcactggtggaAGAAGATGTGGAACCTGATGAAAGTGCAGTTGATGGGGAGCCTTCAGCAAAATATGCATGTCCAGAAAAAGACTTCAGTAAGAACTGCCAAAGCTACCAGAACTCTCCAGCAGCTGAATTTTCTAGCCATGAAATGGACAGTGAGTCCCACATCAGTGAGACAAGTGACCGCATGGCAGATTTCGAGAGCAGCTCCATTAAAAATGAGGAAGAGAGCAAGGAGGTTTCGATACCACTGGAAGACTCTACGGTATCTGATAGTTTAGAACAAATGAAAGCTGTCTATAACAACTTCCTCTCCAATTCCTACTGGTCCAATCTCAATTTGAACCTTCACCAGccaatttctgaaaaaaacaacgGTAGCAGCAgtagtagcagcagcagcagcagcagttgtgGAAGTGGCAGCTTTGACTGGCACCAGACTGCTATGGCCAAAACACTGCAGCAagtttctcagagcagaattcttCCTGAACCCAGTCTTTTTAGCACAGTTCAATTGTACAGACAGAGCAGTAAGCTTTATGGCTCTATATTTACTGGAGCCAGTAAATTCCGCTGTAAAGACTGCAGTGCTGCCTATGACACTTTAGTAGAATTAACAGTGCACATGAATGAAACGGGACATTATCGAGATGACAACCACGAAACAGATAACAATAACCCCAAAAGGTGGTCAAAACCTCGTAAACGTTCTTTGCTTGaaatggaagggaaagaagatgCCCAGAAAGTGTTAAAGTGTATGTACTGTGGTCATTCATTTGAATCTCTTCAGGATTTGAGTGTTCATAtgatcaaaacaaaacactacCAAAAAGTGCCTCTGAAGGAACCTGTTACACCTGTAGCAGCAAAAATTATCCCAGCTACTAGAAAGAAAGCATCACTGGAGCTTGATCTTCCAAGTTCTCCAGACTCCACAGGTGGGACACCAAAAGCAACAATCTCAGATACCAACGATGCACTTCAAAAGAATTCTAATCCTTACATTACACCAAATAATCGCTATGGTCACCAGAACGGAGCCAGCTATGCCTGGCACTTTGAGGCGAGGAAATCTCAAATTCTGAAGTGCATGGAGTGTGGAAGTTCCCATGACACTCTGCAGGAACTCACAGCTCACATGATGGTGACAGGACATTTTATTAAAGTCACTAACTCTGCCATGAAAAAAGGGAAGCCAATTATTGAAGCCCCAGCGACACCAACAATAACATCCTTAGTAGATGAGAAAGTCCAGTCTGTGCCACTAGCTGCCACCACTTTCACATCTCCTTCCAACACACCTTCTAGTGTTTCCCCTAAATTAAATGTTGAGATtaaaaaagaagtagaaaagGAAAGAGTCATTGCTGATgacaaaatgaaagacaaagaGAAGTCAAGTGAAGATGAGGAGAAGTATGATATCTCCTCAAAATACCATTACTTGACTGAAAATGACCTAGAAGAAAGCCCTAAGGGAGGGTTAGATATATTGAAGTCTTTAGAAAACACAGTTACATCAGCTATAAACAAAGCCCAAAATGGCACACCGAGCTGGGGTGGCTACCCCAGCATTCATGCTGCCTACCAGCTGCCTAATATGATGAAGCTGTCCTTGGGTTCATCTGGGAAGAGTACACCATTAAAACCTATGTTTGGAAACAATGAACTGGTATCACCAACTAAAAACCAGCCCTTGGTGTCTCCACCAAGCAGTCAGACCTCACCTGTGCCAAAAACAAACTTTCATGCCATGGAAGAATTGGTAAAGAAGGTCACTGAGAAGGTGGCTAAAGTGGAGGAGAAAATGAAGGAGCCCGAAGGAAAGCTTTCTCCATTGAAGCGTGCAACGCCTTCGCCATGCAGCAGTGAAGTCAGTGAACCCCTTAAGATAGAATCCTCCAATGATGGTGGCTTTAAAAGCCAGCAGAACAGCCCAGTTCCTCAGAGAGATGGTTGCAAGGATAGTCCAACTGTAGAACCTGTGGAAAATGGGAAAGAGCCTGTTAAGTCCATTGTAGGTTCTTTAAGTAGCAGCACAGCTATCATCACTGATCACCCTCCCGAACAGCCATTTGTAAACCCATTAAGTGCACTGCAGTCTGTCATGAATATTCACCTtgggaaggcagcaaagccATCTTTGCCCGCTTTGGATCCAATGAgcatgctttttaaaatgagcAACAGTTTGGCAGAGAAGGCTGCAGTGGCCACCCCACCTCTACAGTCCAAAAAATCAGACCACTTAGACCGTTATTTTTATCATGTCAACAATGACCAACCCATAGATTTGACGAAAGGCAAGAGTGACAAAAGCTGCTCTTTGGGTTCAGCGCTTTTGTCATCCACATCGACATCTTCTGCATCTTCTTCATCTACAGTGACAACAGCAAAGACATCTGCAGTCGTGTCATTCATGTCAAACTCGCCGCTACGCGAGAATGCCTTGTCAGATATATCTGATATGCTGAAGAACCTGACAGAAAGTCACACATCAAAATCTTCCACACCTTCCAGCATATCTGAGAAATCTGACATTGATGGTACCACAATAGAGGAACCAGAAGAGAGTACACCAGctcagaaaaggaagggacGTCAGTCTAACTGGAACCCTCAGCACTTGCTCATATTGCAGGCCCAGTTTGCAGCCAGTTTACGGCAGACTTCAGAGGGGAAATACATCATGTCAGACTTGAGCCCTCAAGAAAGAATGCACATTTCCAGGTTTACGGGACTTTCAATGACCACAATTAGCCACTGGCTGGCCAATGTGAAATACCAGCTCCGAAGGACGGGGGGGACTAAGTTCCTTAAAAATTTGGACACTGGGCACCCAGTGTTCTTTTGTAATGACTGTGCTTCACAGATCAGAACTCCTTCAACTTATATCAGTCATCTTGAATCGCATCTGGGTTTCAGGTTACGAGACTTGTCCAAACTGTCCAGTGAACAGATTAACAATCAGATAGCACAAGCAAAGTCACCATCTGAAAAACTGGTGACGTCCTCTCCAGAGGAAGATATTGGAACTTCTTATCAGTGCAAACTTTGTAACAGGACTTTTGCAAGCAAGCATGCAGTTAAACTTCATCTTAGTAAAACACATGGGAAGTCACCAGAGGATCATCTTCTGTATGTTTCGGAGTTAGAGAAGCAGTAGCATTTGCTTTTGATTAAAATAACTGTAATTTGCTTTGAGGAAAACTGTCAAAGACGCCTTAAAGCTACTGTTTAGTTCTTGGCACATGTTCTTATTTTAACTCCAGAGTCGCTCTGGGCTGAACTGTTTTGTATAACTGTACAGTGTTTAAATAGAGGTGCATAATCAGCTGTTGTTACTGGTAAAATATGAAGGTTAAAATGCAGTGGTAAGTGTTTGGAACTTTGTGTAAATTGGATTTAGTTGCTGTGCATCCCTCTGATGCATCAAGCTGCATGCATTAACAGACAGTTTAATTAAGCATTTATAACTAATTCTGGTGCACTTTTTCATGTGACCTAAGTGTGCTGGTATTTCTCACCCTATAATCTTTAGCCCTCTGAGTACTTGGAAGCACTTTTGCATTAATTTGGTAAAAATGTATGgatatgtttgggtttttttaaaccctTACCAGCTTAGTTCTGATTTCTAATATGAACCTCCATTTATGCAGAGGTGTCTCACAccttgaaatttaaaaatataattttcacaTTGAAACATAGATGTATATATTGTATAGATTTCAAAATCTCTTATGGAAAATGTGATTGTGGTTAatgccattttctttttcttcagcatttttagCAGCAGTGGGGTTTGTACCTGATAAGTCCCAGGTATAAGCCATACCTATATATAGtgtatatttcattttttttttagatctaatggtttttcttttaacatcCAAACATTGTAAATTATGTGATAAAAGATACCACAGATAGCATTTATAAAGTATTCAGAAACATTATTCTTAAAGCAAAGtatgtttttgctttgttttgctatACAGTACATCTATATTGAGAGGTTCATGTTTaaattatacatatttattagCGTTGCtatcatttatttgtttttttttgtttgtttgttttcttttttttaaaactgtctgAAGAAACAGAAGCCATGGACTGCATTCCTGGCATGCATTCTAACTGTTTTGCACAACATGACttttaaaggtatttattagtaaaaaaataaaaataaaataaaaagagaaaattcaaaataaactcAGTGCTCAAAGGGTTAAATCTATTTGAAAAACTTGTACTGTATTTCCTAAACATTGATAAAGCCTTTAAAATGTTTGTACTGTAATACTTTGCTTAAAAAGTTATGAGGCATTCTGTGATATAACCTCTTTTACTTATTTATAAGCGCTCTTGGTTGTTATTTCCTATTGTAGaatgcctttttatttcaattggtaactttctgttttgttctgccTAATTATTCTCCCAAGATTCCATACTGCAGCTTTATCTTTAGGCATATGAAAGGTAACCCGTGGTTACCAGCACACTAAGTGATTCTGTTCGTCTCCATTTTTGGCAGTTAATTTGCAGAAGTAACTGACAGCTGACACCATATGAGAATCTATGTATAAAATATTGGCATGTaaacagcacagacactgtaatgcactctgtgccctgttTTGTTGTTGACAATGAAGCACCATTATATGACTCTTCATATAACCTTTTTTTCTACAGCAGCATTAAAATTGTCTTTTTGCTATAATTTTGTGTTGCGTTCACAATTATGTCTGAAATGTGCTACGACTAACGAgcacattaaaattaaattgtatGCTATCTGTTTATGACTGAAGCTTGAGTAGgtttcttcatctgccaggtgCTGGCAGTCAAAAGCTGCACATAAATCACTGGAGTTTTAGTGAACTTTAGCATTTCAAGAGCAGGGTAGCACTTATTCAAAGGCTGCattaacagaatttttttccccctagaaaAGATAAACGAGCATTATAAGTCCTTTTGAAACATCAGGTAAGGCTGGCTGTGAAGAGGGGGTGTATCAGCAGCAAAAAGGCATTTTGCTGTGCTGAATTCAGAtccagggagatgctgctgctcaccTGCCTTCCTCTAAATGCACTGAGCAGAGTCTGCACCTGTGGGTGTCTCACGTCGTGTAGAATCCCTTTCCAGCTACTCAGCATTTTCAAATTATAGGAGTAGGAACCTGAGACCAGTGATTTAAACTCTGTGATTTTGCTGTGAGTCCTCTTAtggccctccctgctgctggacaGCATTCACCGCAGCAGAGAGGGGCAAAGAAGATGAATAAACACATGCCAAAGAAACGCAAACAAGCTGGAGCATTTATATGATAATGACAGATTTTTAGTGGTGTTGACAGGTCATCCCATCAAAACcattgaaaataatttgcatCTCCAAACACGTTTATTACTATGCATGTAAATAATGTCTTTTGCCAGTCAGGTGAACTCAAGTCTGGAGATGGTTACATGGGAACCAAATCCACCATTACATCTCTTCAGCATCACGAGTAAAAACAGCATCCAAATGTCAAATGTACagagtttcctttcttttttttaaaaaaaccaaaaccacaatgTCTTCCAGTAAGCAAGTAATTAAATCTTTggttctttctgtctttctctccttctttccatctctctttccatttttccatCTTCCTCTGTAATTGTAAGGGCCAGTACCATGTCTCCAAAATGTATTGGAGTGTTCTGTTCATTCTACACAAGTACTGCTAAGTGGACCAAGTGAACAGAATTagggctttggggtttttcctcctcttttggCTCACAGTTGTATCTGATTTTAAGGTCATTTGTGTGTCAATTTTTATGGCCTCAGCTCAGATTCCAGCAATAAAATCT is drawn from Pithys albifrons albifrons isolate INPA30051 chromosome 12, PitAlb_v1, whole genome shotgun sequence and contains these coding sequences:
- the TSHZ3 gene encoding teashirt homolog 3 isoform X1, which codes for MPRRKQQAPRRAAAYVSDELKAAALVEEDVEPDESAVDGEPSAKYACPEKDFSKNCQSYQNSPAAEFSSHEMDSESHISETSDRMADFESSSIKNEEESKEVSIPLEDSTVSDSLEQMKAVYNNFLSNSYWSNLNLNLHQPISEKNNGSSSSSSSSSSSCGSGSFDWHQTAMAKTLQQVSQSRILPEPSLFSTVQLYRQSSKLYGSIFTGASKFRCKDCSAAYDTLVELTVHMNETGHYRDDNHETDNNNPKRWSKPRKRSLLEMEGKEDAQKVLKCMYCGHSFESLQDLSVHMIKTKHYQKVPLKEPVTPVAAKIIPATRKKASLELDLPSSPDSTGGTPKATISDTNDALQKNSNPYITPNNRYGHQNGASYAWHFEARKSQILKCMECGSSHDTLQELTAHMMVTGHFIKVTNSAMKKGKPIIEAPATPTITSLVDEKVQSVPLAATTFTSPSNTPSSVSPKLNVEIKKEVEKERVIADDKMKDKEKSSEDEEKYDISSKYHYLTENDLEESPKGGLDILKSLENTVTSAINKAQNGTPSWGGYPSIHAAYQLPNMMKLSLGSSGKSTPLKPMFGNNELVSPTKNQPLVSPPSSQTSPVPKTNFHAMEELVKKVTEKVAKVEEKMKEPEGKLSPLKRATPSPCSSEVSEPLKIESSNDGGFKSQQNSPVPQRDGCKDSPTVEPVENGKEPVKSIVGSLSSSTAIITDHPPEQPFVNPLSALQSVMNIHLGKAAKPSLPALDPMSMLFKMSNSLAEKAAVATPPLQSKKSDHLDRYFYHVNNDQPIDLTKGKSDKSCSLGSALLSSTSTSSASSSSTVTTAKTSAVVSFMSNSPLRENALSDISDMLKNLTESHTSKSSTPSSISEKSDIDGTTIEEPEESTPAQKRKGRQSNWNPQHLLILQAQFAASLRQTSEGKYIMSDLSPQERMHISRFTGLSMTTISHWLANVKYQLRRTGGTKFLKNLDTGHPVFFCNDCASQIRTPSTYISHLESHLGFRLRDLSKLSSEQINNQIAQAKSPSEKLVTSSPEEDIGTSYQCKLCNRTFASKHAVKLHLSKTHGKSPEDHLLYVSELEKQ
- the TSHZ3 gene encoding teashirt homolog 3 isoform X2; protein product: MDSESHISETSDRMADFESSSIKNEEESKEVSIPLEDSTVSDSLEQMKAVYNNFLSNSYWSNLNLNLHQPISEKNNGSSSSSSSSSSSCGSGSFDWHQTAMAKTLQQVSQSRILPEPSLFSTVQLYRQSSKLYGSIFTGASKFRCKDCSAAYDTLVELTVHMNETGHYRDDNHETDNNNPKRWSKPRKRSLLEMEGKEDAQKVLKCMYCGHSFESLQDLSVHMIKTKHYQKVPLKEPVTPVAAKIIPATRKKASLELDLPSSPDSTGGTPKATISDTNDALQKNSNPYITPNNRYGHQNGASYAWHFEARKSQILKCMECGSSHDTLQELTAHMMVTGHFIKVTNSAMKKGKPIIEAPATPTITSLVDEKVQSVPLAATTFTSPSNTPSSVSPKLNVEIKKEVEKERVIADDKMKDKEKSSEDEEKYDISSKYHYLTENDLEESPKGGLDILKSLENTVTSAINKAQNGTPSWGGYPSIHAAYQLPNMMKLSLGSSGKSTPLKPMFGNNELVSPTKNQPLVSPPSSQTSPVPKTNFHAMEELVKKVTEKVAKVEEKMKEPEGKLSPLKRATPSPCSSEVSEPLKIESSNDGGFKSQQNSPVPQRDGCKDSPTVEPVENGKEPVKSIVGSLSSSTAIITDHPPEQPFVNPLSALQSVMNIHLGKAAKPSLPALDPMSMLFKMSNSLAEKAAVATPPLQSKKSDHLDRYFYHVNNDQPIDLTKGKSDKSCSLGSALLSSTSTSSASSSSTVTTAKTSAVVSFMSNSPLRENALSDISDMLKNLTESHTSKSSTPSSISEKSDIDGTTIEEPEESTPAQKRKGRQSNWNPQHLLILQAQFAASLRQTSEGKYIMSDLSPQERMHISRFTGLSMTTISHWLANVKYQLRRTGGTKFLKNLDTGHPVFFCNDCASQIRTPSTYISHLESHLGFRLRDLSKLSSEQINNQIAQAKSPSEKLVTSSPEEDIGTSYQCKLCNRTFASKHAVKLHLSKTHGKSPEDHLLYVSELEKQ